Part of the Quercus robur chromosome 5, dhQueRobu3.1, whole genome shotgun sequence genome, ATTCTGCACATATATTCATCCAGAGGACCTTTCTTTCAAGGAAGCTCTCAAGGGGCCTACTAGAGAAACTCTCGTACAAGCATTCAACATGATCACCATGTTGGAGAATGCAGTGAAATTTAGGGGTGTTCATTCATTCAGTAGGCACGGTTGGAGCTAAAGAATCAGATTGCTTTTTGCTCGATTCCATGAGATAAGAGGCAAATGATTTCATTACAGTAAACTAGCCTCTTAATATGTTTACCAATCCCTGTAAATACCTACTAGGAATGCCTATTAGGAGTGTGATGAAGTTTATGCGTTTATAGAGTGCCAATTTTTTTGTGCTATATCTCATCATACTCTGAATGTTATACCAATATATTATAACCCAAGATTACATTTTGAGgataatatatagaaaataaattggtATTTTATATGCTTTGATCATATAAAAGGAGTATCaaaagtatattttatttatgagtGGTAGAATTCATAATTAATGGATTTGTTCTTGCAACCATACTTTTATGTGCAGGGACGGAGCTATTCTTGGACCTAGGAGGGCAgtgcaccccccccccccccccccagattttcaaaaaacaattttagtataaatataatatattatttttagcaatttgtttcaataaaattgcACTTTTCCCCccttaacaatattattgatatttttaaatgctataaaaaaaaatattagcccaccaataaaaattaagcccaaacaacaccaaaaaaaaaaaaaaaaaaaaaatcagagccGATTCTAATTAGATATCTACCTAGCCTAGGAGTAGGAAACACCCAACTTACCTCATgtgataaaagggaaaaaagaaggggATTTCTAaaccattccaaaaaaaaaaaaaaaaaaaaaaaaaaaagaagaagaagaagaaggggaaaacCTAACTTATAGCTGAACACAGAGGAGAGGAAATCGACAGCGGCAGAAGCAAAGGTAGTTAGCTAGTCAGGGATAGGGACGCTGAGCGGCTGGGGCCTGGGAGCCTGGGGGTTGGGATGGAGAGACCTGAGACTTAAAGACATATTATAGAAAGAGTTAAAAGAAAGGTAAATAAAAACTGAACCAAGATCCATCTTTCATCTCTGTCTTTAGCATtcttttataattgaaaaagtTGCATCTAATCTGACAAACACAACTAAACACGCAACAGTCAACAAGCCAttgatattttgtaatttttttttttttttttttttttgttgtagtttTGTCTTTAGCAATAGTGAATAGCTAGTGttttgagatattttttttgtagttttgtcTTTAGTGGTTTTGTCTTTTAGTTAGTAtcttttaaaacattaaaattagataaataattaaagagattatttgtaactttaaaatttattggttAATTGCTGAATGTTTGTGTGCATAGTATTTGTCTATTGTGTGTAATGATTGTATATTACTGACcatataataacataataatttcaaattatattttatttgtagattatGAAAAAGTCAACtaccatatttgattttttcaaaagaaaagtttCAAATGATTTAGAAGCTAATACTAGTGGTGCAACATTGCCAACCACTAATGTTGAGGAAAATCCTGATGTCCCAATTGAGGAAAATCTCAACGTCCCAATTGAGGAAAATCTTGATGAACCGGTTGAGGAAAATCTTAATGTCCCTATTGAGTAAAATtctcaaacaaaatttcaaaaggtTGATATGAGTTCGTTGCAATTAGAACTTGATTCTGGATTGTgtagaaaaatatatacttaTCATGTTGATCAATGAGATGAGATCCGACGACGTTACATTAAGTTGGGTCCATACCAgccttgttttaaaaaattttaaaaatctgaGAAGGGTCGAAGCTTTTAAGGTTCCTGGTATGAAGATGATCGCTTTAAGCCATAGTTTGAATATTCTCCTAAAAAATATGCCACTTTTTGTCTACCATGCTTTCTCTTTCATAAGCCAACTGGGCATGACGGACAAAATGCATTCACAGTTAACAGATTTAAGAGTTGGAAGAAAGTTAAAAATGGTGAAAGTTGTTCTTTTATTCTTCATATGGGGAAAGATCTTAACTCCACTCATAGAATTGCCCATAAAGCGTGTCTAGATTTGATGAACCAGTCTCAACACATAGACAGGGTAGTGAGCAATTTCACTTCAGaacaaattgcaaataatcGAATACGATTGAAGGCTTCAATTGATGTTGTTTGACATCTTTCCTTGCAAGCTATTGCTTTTAGAGGTCGAGATAAAAGCTCTACTTCAACCAATCGGGGAAACTTTCTTACGACATTGGATTTGATGGTGggctataataataatattgttgaaTAATGACAAAAGCTCCAAAAAATGCCACCTACACATCACTTcatattcaaaaagaaattctaTATGTTATTTCAACCAAAGTGAAGAAGGCAATTAGGGAAGAAATTGGTGATGCAAAGTTTTGCATATTGGTTGATGAAGCTCGTGATGAGTCCATGAAAGAGCAAATAGCTGTGGTTTTAAGATATATTgatacaaatggctttgtgcgaGAACGATTTTTTGGGATTGTTCATGTTGTTGACACTGCAGCAGTAACCCTTAAAAAGGAGATATATTATTTGTTCTCTAATTATTGCTTAGATATCCAAAACATTCGGGGGCAAGGATATGATGGTGCAAGCAACATGCAGGGTGAGTGGAATGGATTAcaagctttgattttgaatgattgTCCATATGCTTACTACATCATTGTTTTGCACATCACTTACAATTGGCATTAGTAGGAGCATCAAAAGCAGTTGTCCCTCTAAATAGATTTTTCACTAAATTGATTTTGGTTATCAATAATATTCGTGCTTCATGCAAACGTATTGAGCAATTAAAAATTGCTAGAGCTTCTGACATTgcatatttgattgatattgaAGAGCTTGAGATTGAGAAAGGGCTTAATCAAATGGTCACTTTACAGCAACTTGGAGATATTCGTTGGGGTTCGCATTATAAATCAGTTTCTAACTTGATAAAGTTGTTTAGTCCAACATGTGAAGTTTTACTGAAAATTATGGATGAAGGAAATTCTTCACAAAAAGCAGAAGCAGAGTTCGCTTATGAGgtattaatttcatttgaatttgtcttCATCTTGCATTTTGTTAATGAAACTATGGGGATCACGATAAactttgtcaagctttgcaaAACCAATCGCAGGACATTTTAAATGCTACGCATTTAGTTTCAtccactaaaaaacttatttaacaATTTAGAGATGAGAAATGGGATGACTTACTAGCTACTGTGATATCATTTTGTAAGGAACGTGGTTTAGATGTCCCTGATATGAATGCTCGTTATGTTGCAAGATTTGGTCGATCTCGTCATCAACAAGAGGACTTTAGAAATGAGCATTATTATAAAGTAGATATTTTTAATGCAGGAATAGATTCTCAATTACAGGAACTAAATCATTGGTTTATAGCATGCCATGGAGTTACTTACGCTTCTAGAGCCTCGAGAGGGATACAAATCTTTTTGAGTCAATGATATTTGTTCATTGGTAGATAGTTTTTATCCAATAGACTTCACAGATGATGAAAAGAATTATTTGAAAAAGGAACTTGATCTTTATAAGTATGATGTAGTTCAGCATTCAGGGttcaagaatttgaaaaatatttctgAATTGTGCCAATGGATGGTGAGAACTAGAAAATCAGAATACTATCTGCTTATTTATAGGGTGGTCAAGCTTGTACTTACTCTTTCCGTTTCTACTGTAACTACAGAGCGAGCATTTTCAACTATGAATGTCATCAAAACTGACCTTTGCAACAAAATGGAAGATGAGTTTTTGTTAGACGCTATGATGTTATTCATTGAAAGGGACATTGCTGCGATAATTAGTACGGATTCAATCATAGATGATTTCAAAGATTTAAAAAGACGGCGAGTTCCATTTTCATAAATAACTGCATTGTAATatcttaaaaaacaataattttgtgtatttttctttgttgatggtTTATTAAATGagtgtttatttggagtttcaattttttgtttttgtttatacttcTACCCCCCCTAACTCTAAGTCTTGGCTCCATCCCTGTTTATGTGTGAGTtattgaagaaaataatacttaTTATATGTGTGAAAAGGAGCTCTGGattcttttttgattttgggttgtggGTCGTGGTTTGATGGTCGTGGGTTGTGGTCTAATGGTCCGATGGTCGTGGGTGGTGGCGGTGATGGTCCGATGGTCGGGGATTGTGGTCCGACGGGTATGGGTCGTGGGTCACAGTGCGGTGTTTTTAATGGAACTGTGGGTTTCGGTCTGGGTCTTCACCCATCTATTGGTGGTGGCGGTTGGATGGTGGATTTGGGTTGTAGTGGGTCTGGGGTGTGGTGGGTTATGGTGTAGTAGATCGGCGTGATGGGTTTGTTTTTGTGGAGGTTTGTCGTGGTGGGTTTGATGCTATGGGTTGAATCTGGGTTGAAGGGTTGCCATGGTGGGTTGAGCAATAGATTGGCGATGGAGGGTTACcgtggtgggtttgttgttgttgccgTGGATTTtcgttgtgtgtgtgtgctttgCTTGGTGGTTTGATTGGCAATGGTGGATTAGGATGTGGGTTTGCTCTGTGTTTGTTTTTTGCTTGGTGTGTttgctttgtgtgtgtgtgtgtgtgtgtgtgtgtgtgtgtgtgtgtgtgtgtgtcttgcTTGGTGGGTTTGCTGGTGGCAGCGATGGGTTGAGAAGTAGAGAGACagggagagagatagagaggaataataaaaaatgaataaaaaaaaataataaagaaagaatgttTAAATgaggtgttaaaaaaaatagaagttttgatgtaagagatattgtaaagtgatgtgttatatgttataaagttggtttttgagatgctaaatgctaaattttttagaattgataAGAATGCTTTGATGTAGGCATTGATTAAATCTCACATCTTTTATTCAAggataaaacatttttttttccaattaagcTAAATGGAATTGACATGAATCTTAGTTATTATGACGTAAATTTTTGTAAAGTGGCATATTccttgagaataaaaaaaagttttctttacTTAACATTCTACTTTATcaaaactttgtattttttatcaCTGCACACCATTGGTGCGGTGGTTAccctacaagtataagtgtttgtagtCTATGGGGTATAGGGGGTAAGGGCAGATGTTCAAGTTTCTAGAAGAGAGTTTCAAAtaaatatacacttaaattaggctatagtagaatttctaacttgtataaaaagaaaaaataaataaaaactttgtaTTTATGTCAGTGTATTAATTACTTTCCATATGTTAATGGGATAATTGCATTTATTccctttaattaataatttaaattggttattttttataaaatttatatgaaaaaatatttatttggaaTACTTGtcataaaaaagttaaaaaattaatttggaatatgtcattttttctcatatttagtTTCTTTGGcaacatttgaaaaagaaaaatcaaaaagtaaaaaagtaaatttaataACCAAtgcataaaattataaaaaaaaataattacgtGCTTAAATTAGtagaaattatgaaatatatgtGAACTAACTAAATTAACAtggtcatatttttatttatactgATATTAACAATTTCTCCCCTTTTAAAGTAATTATTTTTCTACGCAAATGAGTTTAGAGGATAGAGAAAAGTAAAATGGGGGAAGCTTTTTGCATAAGAAATGCTTGTATATATTTAGATAAGCACTGTAGCGTTGtgtataattttatgcaaaatagaGAATCAAAAGAAGCTAATCCCCCCTCTCCTTTATgctacaattatatatatatatatatatatgcattttttatgaattctatatatattattggatGAGAATGCTCCTCTAAATGTTTTTGAACCGGTAAcatgtataaaataaataaataaacaaatacacataaaatatattaaataaatatttaaacacaaaataaatcgttattttatatttaatttttgcaaTCACGTGGCTGCAAAAACACCACTTTTT contains:
- the LOC126725069 gene encoding uncharacterized protein LOC126725069, translating into MTKAPKNATYTSLHIQKEILYVISTKVKKAIREEIGDAKFCILVDEARDESMKEQIAVVLRYIDTNGFVRERFFGIVHVVDTAAVTLKKEIYYLFSNYCLDIQNIRGQGYDGASNMQGASKAVVPLNRFFTKLILVINNIRASCKRIEQLKIARASDIAYLIDIEELEIEKGLNQMVTLQQLGDIRWGSHYKSVSNLIKLFSPTCEVLLKIMDEGNSSQKAEAEFAYEERGLDVPDMNARYVARFDSFYPIDFTDDEKNYLKKELDLYKYDVVQHSGFKNLKNISELCQWMVRTRKSEYYLLIYRVVKLVLTLSVSTVTTERAFSTMNVIKTDLCNKMEDEFLLDAMMLFIERDIAAIISTDSIIDDFKDLKRRRVPFS